The sequence TGGCTTGCAACAGGATGCTGAAGGGAAATGAGGCAGTTGTTGGTGCAACTGAAAGGTGCTTGGGGCATTTGGGGCCAATTCAAAGCTCCACTGGAGACTTCCTGAGTAAACAAGAGGAACCACTCGATCCCCCTATGACTCAGTTTCTTGTCTATAGAATAGGGAAAATAGATGGTATTGTAAGATTAGATGCACTACAGATTTCTCAGATTGTTAAGGGACCCCTAGAGAGGTTTCTTTATCAACACTGTCATCTCTAGAGAGGTTCTCAGGCCCCTGTAGCCGGCCTGACAGCATGTTGTCCAACCTAGTGTACCACCTGCAAAAACAAAAGTTACAGCAAACCAGATTCACCAGGTAGGGTATGGAAGGGTGCAGTGCAGTACATCACAGCCCCAGATGGTTCAGTATGGTAAGAAAGCCCTGATTTGCCAGTGAGTCCAATTTTTGGTCTCCTCAGAGCACGCAGCCATCCATCCATACCGCACATACATAGCGACTGACAGCAGATTTGTTTTTCACGCATCCCTCAGACCGAGTTGGCCGCTCCCCTCCTCTCTGCCAGGGACCGCAGCCCGCAGGACTCCTGCGAGACCCCTCTCCAGGCTGCGCTAGCTCAGGCTTGCTAGCGCTGGGAGGAAACTTCTTTCTTCTGTGcttcctgctgccagcagccttTGGCTTTTCCCGCAGCGGTGCCCTCGGCGGGAGCgggactgaggaggaggaggaggagaggggctgggaaccgggctgaggagcgggagcgggactgaggacgaggaggaggaggagaggggctgggagctgggctgaggAGCGGGACTGAGGAGGAGAGGGGCTGGAAACCGGAGCTAAAGAGCGGGAGCGGGactgaggacgaggaggaggaggagaggggctgggagctgggctgaggagcgggactgaggaggaggaggaggagaggggctgggagccgggctgaggagcgggagcgggactgaggaggaggagaggggctgggaaccgGGCTGAGGAGCGGGACTGAGGAGGAGAAGAGGGGCTGGGAATTGGGCTGAGGAGTGGGAGCGgaactgaggaggaggagaggggttGGGAACTGGGGCTGAGGAGTGGGAGCGgaactgaggaggaggagaggggttGGGAACTGGGGCTGAGGAGCGGGACTGaggaggagaggggctgggagctgggctgaggAGCGGGAGCGgaactgaggaggaggagaggggctgggagctgggctgaggagcgggagcgggggcAGCCGCGGCCCCCTCGGAGCCGCCCTGGCCGCGGGGTCCCGGTGCAGCCTCCCTTCGTCCCTCGCCGCTCCAGGCCGGGAGATTGGGCAACGGCACACTTGGCAGTGCTCCAGCCACGCGTCCCTGCGCCACCAGGAGATGGctttccccttcctccctcctcctgcGAGTAGTTGAGTGAAGACCACCGCGGTCCCCCGGGTCGTGCACACTGCACAACGCCTATGCGCCCTAGCAGGGATATTTCTGAGGTGAGGGGAATTCGGTGCCATTGATGCTCATCCCGCCATTCCGGAGCAGAATAGCTCCTTCGACCCCTAGTTATGTAGTAACAAGGGAAAAATTTCCTGAAATTAGACTACTGCAGGAACTCTGGTTTTATTCATAGCTGTCATCCGAGAAACAAATTTCCAGGCATTTTTAATCTAATTCACTTATTCTTTATGTAACTGAATTAGAAAATGTGATTAAGCATCGCAGAATCTTCGGCATTGAGCCTGCCTAACCTTTAGTGAAACATGAAGCAGAAAAACTTATTAGAAGTAAGAAGAAAGGGTGAAATCGTCTGTATGGATTTGGTACAATCGTTACCTAATGAGTAGGAGGATTAGAGGCACAAAAACtcaagaaaaaggcaaaaaaagcaaaaaaaaaaattggattatGATCTTTACAGCTGAAATTCTTCCGCGATTGTTTGGTAAATATTTCAGGGCAGGACCGAAAAGACACGGTGGGGTAGTGAAGAGGTGCTTGCTGGAGCAGCGCCGTCCTGCCGGCCCGCCCGCGGGTCCCACGCTCACTTCCCCTGTGTTTCTTTCTGCTGCCCTCAGATCTCTCTGAGGCAGGCAAAATTCGAAGGAGAAAAATCAAAGGCTTGAAACCGATTCTCCCTTGCTGTGGCATCCCCGAGGTTTGGGTTTAAGACAGCCTAGAAGGAAGAGCTGATccccctgctgctcaggggggttTAACACACGCTCCAGCCGCGCTCCCTGCGCGCCCGCGCAGCGGAACCGTCACAAGCACGGCCGTGCTCGGCGGCACCAAGAGGCGCTCGGATGTGGGGCTTCATCCGTGCTCCACGAACACGCATGCAGTTCAAACAAGAAAAGTAGAAAGCACCCCAACACCTGCCAAAATAAAACTAAAACCCGCAGGAAAATTTTGTttttcagaccagctccctgcGCACCTCGGGCAGGAACCCCCATCAGGGACCTGCATGTGCCGGGGATGGAGAGGGAGCAGCTTAGCATGGAAACACTGCCGAGGAGCTGGGGAAAGGAGCAGCCCTGCGGCGCGGAAGGGGCTCCTCAGGGAAGCACGGGGGCTGGGGGAGTGTGGGCTGGGAGCGGAGGGTCCCAGAGAGCGCAGCCACCTTCGCTCCGGCCATGCCGGGTGCGGGCAGGGATGCGCGCTGTGGCGCGCCCGCAGAGCCCGACGGCCGCCTGCTCtcccgcctggagaggcggaatCTCCCCTCCGACGGGGCTCCGCTCCTCCAAAACTATGTCATTAACATAAATCAAATAATGGCCGAGGGGGtgagggggagggggaagaggTACGCGACTGCTCATGTGTTAAATATAAGTCTCTGACTGTCCTGAACAAAGCGACCGTCCCCTTGGGAAGGGTGACGTCTCTCCAGTAACGTGATTGCTTCTTCGGAAGCAGAAACGTGTAAACGCTATAAAACGCGGTGGCGCGGCGGGCAGCTCAGAGCGTGCGGCGAGACGGAgccctcctcttcatcctcctcctcctcctcactctcTGCTGCCGCCGCCCCGGCAGCCGCGCAGCGGAGCAGGGCGCACTCCCCCAGcaccgctccgctccgcgcccgcccgGCCAGACCCACCGACGGACTCGCGGCTCCGTGAGTAACTTTCTCCCCGCCGCAGCGGCAGCTTCCCAGCGCATGAGGAACCATGTCCCCGTCCCGTACCCTCGCTCCTCTTCGCCCCTCCCGGACCTGCAGGGAAGCCATCTCGGCCGTCGGGGAGCGGGGAGAGATTCTGAAAGTCCGGGGCACCCGGGGCGGGACCCTCTCTTGCTGCCGCTTAAGACGCTGAGCCCGGGGCACCGCTGTCCCTCGCACCGGGCCCGGGGTCGCCTTCGGGGATGCCAGCTCTCCCTGACAGCGGGCAGCTGCCCCGCCATCGCGACCCTGCTGGCCGCCGGCGCCTTTCGGGACAGAGACCTGGCTTGGGAGCGGGACGGGGGCAGTCGCTCGGCGGCCCGAGACGAAGCCCCGGTGCCAGCGGGTGCGGGCGGGCCGGGTCGGAGGGTGACGGCTGCGCTCTTCCCTCCGCAGGTGGCGGCCATGGAGCACCGCGGCGCCTCCCCGCTCCTCCTCGCCCTCGCCCTCCTCAGCGCCCTCTGCTGGCGGGCGCGGGCGCTGCCCCCGCGGGGCGCCGCCTTCCCTCCCGTCCCGCGGTAAGgccgcgctccgctccgcgccccgATCCGCGCCCCTCCGCGCCCCGATCCGCGCCCCTCCGCCCGCAGGGACCTGCCCAGCCCCGGCCGCTGCCGAAGGGGCCGTGAGAAGCGCGCTCCTCCCGGGGAACGCGCAGCGCGGCGCTCGCCGTCGGGCGTTTGCCCGGCACCGGGCGGTGCGCGGGGTCCCCGCGGCGAGGCTGCGGTCAGGCCGTCCCGGGCGGTGCCCGCCGAGCCCAGCCGGTGAAAGCCCCGGGACGCGCCCGCTCCTCCCGAGGCGGCTGCAgcagcgctgcccccgggctgggGCGCGGTGAGCGCGGGGGGCGGACGCGATGCGGGTCACGGTGAGCCCCGGGACGATCCATGGGGACAGGGCGGAGGGCAGGTTTGTACCTCTGCGGGCTTGGGCCGGGTGAAGGTGCTGTTAGTGGTCCGGCTGAATTAAATCAGATGGCAGAACGGTACGGTTTGCATTTAGGTGAGAGAAGCATACAGAGTGTAGAAGGACCGATGAAAAGCAGGCAAAAAAGCACTGACTGACTTCCAAAAGGTGTGACTTGAGCCTGTTCGTTTTACACAGCAactttgcaccttttttttttaccagatgGAAGACTTACATGAATCAGACATATAAATGGTGATAAAGGTGACTTTAAAATTACAAGGACTTAAGTCTATCTTAGTTTTAGTGTGTGACTTTTGCATGTCATCACACGCAGGGGTTTCCTACAATGATTTCCTTGTCTGCCACAGAATATCAGAGCAGCCAGAAGGAATGATGCCAAACCACCGCTATGCAGTCAGACTGCCCTTGATAAAATATGACGCTTCATAAGAAATTGCAGTTTACGAAAATGTGAACTGTACATCAGTTTATACAGAGCAATGGCCATGATGCATTTGAAGAGATTAAGAGATTTTTTTGTCTTCTAACATGAGAGAATAAAAACATGTAGAGATACATGACTGCACTTTTTATTTAGTTTGAAGTTCTTGGTGTATTTGCTTTCTTTGGAGAAGGCCTAAGAACTGTTTCATTCTGCATTTCAATGCACATCTTATATCTTAACTGGGAGGTAAGTACGTCACAGGAACAGTTTTCACTTTGGTGAAGGCTGTTAATTTCATCCGTCATTTATAAAAAATGCAGTTGTTAGGAGAAGCTTCACAGTCGTCACTTGTACTGTGATTGTCATACATAATGCACTGGAATAAATTGCGTTCAGTGACAATATTTATCTACAAAATATGAATTTGAGAGAAGGATCTGTTATGTCAATTAATCTACCATTAAGCATGGATTCTACCTGAAAGTGATTTTGAATTATCCAGTTTTCTTTTAAACGCCTTACCAATGAAACTAGGTAGATATGCATTTTGACACAAACCAGAATGTTGTCTCCAGTAAAGTGTCTCGTACCCTCAGCCAGCTTTACTTTACACGGTTTCTTTCTCCAACAGATTGGGAAACAGAATGCCATTTGATGGAGCCAGTGAACCTGACCATGCCCGTGGGTCATTAAAGTCAGAATCAGATATTTTGCAGAACACACTACCTGAAAATGAGAAATTCTATTTTGATCTGTCCAGAATTATTGATAGGTGAGTTTCTTTATTATCATAAATACAAAAGATGATGGACTACTTGATTTCTGCCAAAAAATCACTCACATTTTCAAACTGAGAGTAGGAAAGGAAGACTCAGTTATGGAAGAAAATCCCACAGCCGCAGTAGGGATGTCGGCAGAAATGTTGATTGTATTGCCATTCTGGCATGATGAATGCTTTCACTTTCCAGGAAAGAAGTAAAAAGTATATTGCAAAAATCTGAAAGTTATTTTATGAAATTAGTTCCCTTTAACATGTACAATAGTTAAATTAAGGAAAGCAGTATGTTTGCAAAATGAACATTATCAAAATTATATGAACCCAGGCTGTATTGTAGAGTTTATTTATTGTCCATTTCAGAAATGCAAGGCATGCTGATGGAATTTTCACCAGTGTCTACAGCCATCTTTTGGCTAAACTTGCTGTGAAGAGATATCTGCATTCGCTTATTAGAAAACGAGTTAGGTGAGGTGACGCATTAGGTAGATTTTTTTCCTAGCTGgctttattggaaatattttttacCCTACTGTATCCAAGGTCTCCTTTTTGTGATTTAGAGGTACCAAAAGAGAAGCCTATATAATTGGGGGGGAGCTGAAAATCCTATAAAAGTATTTAGTGATATTACTAAATGAGAATGTTACTATTTATTTCTCACACAGCTGTGAGAGGTAGAGCAACAGACACTGCACAAAGTGTGGATAATGTGTCCTGGAAATATTATAATGATTATCATGCCAAACTGCTAATTGTTTTTTTCGGTAGTGTTTTTCCTAGCTTGGTGGATGAGTGGCAAAAGTAAATACAAAGTGATTGATTACTCAGTACttaacaagagggaagtacacaATGAAATCACTAAATGATTGGTTTATAGTGAAAATGTAAAGGtatagggtttttttctgctaTAGAACACATTGACAGATGTTTGTGAGATCTGTATTGCAGCAGAATTCAAAAAATGAGACAAATTTATAGAATAGGGATCTGGATGCAACTTCCAGACCAATACATCAATAAACTAATGGGCACAGCGTGCTAGGTAGAATCACTGTATAGTTCCCTTGTTTTCAAATCTATAAACAGCAGCTGTGAGCCACTGTGGCAATACCACTGAGTGCCTACTTCATATGCTCAAAAGCCAAGTAGAAATTAGGTCCTCCCTTTATGTCAGTGCTGCCTTTGTTCCAGAACATACAGTTCCATTTTCTCATATGCTGTAAGCTAACTTAGACCATTTAAAATAGAACACCCTGGCATTTCCCAAGATTGTGCATGAAGAAAAGACCTCCAGGTTTGGCTTTCACAAGGTGTGTTTCGTCTTCTGAAACCTTAGAATGAGTATTTATAGCTATTTATGTGATGCTCCACTCTACCTTTCCTCAGTGGCAGACTCCACCTCCACTGAGTTCAATGTGAACAGTGATGACGTCCTTTAAGAGCTTATTGCAACTTAAACCAGGTTGTACCTTGGCATTGTACTGAAATATATTCACACAAATTATAGAAATTAGAATAAAATCTCTTTATTAAAAGGTGCAACCTGGGGTGTGAGAACAGGCAGGAGTCATGAAATTCACACTTGAGTATTTGATCTGGCAGAACTTTAGAGATCATTGACTATAGGACAAGGACTTTAGAGATCATTGACTATATATCCGAATTGCACAGGCCATGGCAAATGAGATGGGAAAACAATCAGTGAAAGGTGTTCCCCAAAAGGCTGAATAACAATTTTTGGGATTTGATCCTTGTTATTAAAATACAGAGTAAGCCATGGAAGCGGTGGCTTTTTTTCAGCAGAAGAAAGATCTGAAGTCAATGATGGAAATGAAAGCTGAAATGAAAATTTGCTTTTATTAGGCTAATCAATGCCATAAAGCTTATATATTTCACTCATTTaactgtattttcttttaaacaGATGTCATCTCTTAACTTTTCCTTTGTAATTGTTGTATTGCCAGCTCCCAGGACAGTCCTGTCAAACGCCACTCCGATGCTGTCTTCACCGACAACTACAGCCGCTTTCGAAAGCAGATGGCTGTGAAGAAATACTTAAACTCAGTTTTAACTGGAAAAAGAAGGTACTACAAGAAAGCACATATGTATTCTTTCCATACTTCTATGGCATTAAGACAGAAAAGGTTTATATCCATGTATGTGTACAGAGAGGACAAACAAAAGGCACTCAATGTTAATGACTTGATAGGATAGTTTATAGCGTGGTTTTCAAATACAGACAACATTTCTTCCCAGACTGGAACAGACACCACAATCAGAATAGAAGAATAAAGAGGAAATGGCATCTGGCAATTTAAAATATCTTCCAAAAGATTCTTAAATagtttttgtttagaaaaaatcttcttaagaaaaaaacccacagagctATGGAACATGAACAGCAATTTAATAAAGAAATGCGTTGAAAATTTTCCTCTCTGTGAACACATTAAATGAAAATTTGAAAATCCCTGAAGGACTATATGTCCTCATCAGTATAGGTGAGACGTGCCAGCATACATTTTTGTAGACCTTCTACTCTGTATATTCACTCAGACAACTGCTTTTAAATATCATGTCTCTGTATTCATTAAACATGCAATTTCATGTGTTCTGTAACACTATGGTTTAAGTATAAGAGAATGTGCAGAAGCTGCAGTTAGGAGAAGGCTTTGcattctttgctttttcttctgagAGCAATAAATCTTGTTTCTGATTCACAACAGCCAGGAAGAGCTAAATCCTGCTAAACTTCGAGATGAAGCAGAACTTCTTGAACCATCCTTTTCAGAAAACTATGATTCTGTAGATGAGCTGCTGAGCCACCTCCCACTGGTGAGACTCCAATATAGTCTTTTCTCTTGCTATCTGAAACTTGACTTGACCCATAAAATTACATTATTTGTACATGGAGTATGGCCTATCAGAAAATCAGGATATTCTAGGAAAGGGAGTCATGTTCCATGAAAAGCTTTATATTTCTAATATTTCTTCATTCATTGTGCctgaataaaataataattttaataataagcCTTATGTTATCACATGATTGCTGCTACTGAAAATTCCTAATTAAATGGCACTGTTCATAATGCACCTAACTCACTTGGGTGTTTCTACCAGTGAGTACTGCAGCATAAAACCAGAAGTGACTGATTTTTAATTACAAAGATCATTATTTTTTCAGAGAACAAACTTAAGGatatttcttttaattaaaaaaaatgctaCAGATTTTGTTTAACATCTTTTTCATTAGAAAGAAGTTGCCCCTAGAACTAAGAGCATCAGCAAGATAAGTAGTACTCAAGTACTTAAGAAAATACTTGACATGCAAATCTTGCAGTTACTGTTTTCCATTTAGCTACTACTATTTTTTCTAAAGTCATtcacaattattttctttttagtttaCTGAAACATAATCCCTTCTACATCAACACTTACAGGAACAAAATATTGAAAGAGTAAGGTAGAAGAAAATTTGGCTTGGTATTCTTGAAAAAGTATTATGAACTTGATGATGGGATAGTTTTTTGCATTCAGCTGTGTctcaaaaagtaagaaaaaagattaaaaaactaTTCTTGAAGATAAAATTTGGAGCAATGTCTTTTCTTGTATCATCCCGAACCACTCATCCCTCTGACCCAAAAAAGACATTTCCTTTCAAGACTGAAATGAAATGAGAAAATGTTCTTTTCCTTTCCGCAAATGTGCCAATTCCTCTAAAGCTTCTGAAGGTTAGAAAGGACATAAACTGCTTATGCATTGAggaattaaataatttttaagcAACATGATTCTGGAAAGAAATGTTCTTTCTAGACAAAATTATTGCAAGAAATATCTGCTCTTGGATTTTGCAGCTTCTCAAAGTTCTGGCATTAACGAAGGGAGAAAGTGGTGCAGCAGGTCGTAGAAAAAACCATTTTCAGTCCTTTCCATTTTTATTGACTTTACTGATGAGGCAGATCTACCTGTAGGTGAATCAGTATTGACTGTTGCTTGGCATTTTATTGCAGTGCCCAGTTGCTAATGTAGTGTGGAAAGAGCAGCCTGAATTTGTGTATCCATTTCAAGGCAAGGATACAGGTTTTTTCAAAGTGTGCAATTCTGTGCTGTAGTAACAAATTTAGTCCAATCTGCAGTAACATTTTTAGTCCTTcaacctttcttttctcttcctatGGTCTGGTCTGAGTGTGATGCCCAgcaaacccctgtgagcagccacaTCTCAGCCTGCCAGTCCCAAGCACAACAATTGTTTTGTATCAAGGGTTCCTCAATGCCTGCTGTCTGCCCTCATACACCCCATGATGCAACTGCTTGCAGAAGTGACTTCTAAAGCACAtctctcctttgcttttcagGACCTCTGAAGGACACCTGGTAAAGTCTATGACAAGAACAAGCTATTTTTGAGTTCCACATAGTATTTCAAAGAGATGACTTTAGTCATCAAACCAGAACAAATATGTTGTGAAGTGAAAGTTGTGATATATTTGTTTCTTACGTAATAAAAGTTGATATTTACATTGTAAATATTACTCTAGCATTCTCTACTGAAAGCTGTACATATGGATGCCGGTTTAACTCATAAGAAGTCTGTGAGTCCATATGCTGTAAATCCTTTACTTCAATAAATTCATTTGAAAATGAGTGTGCAGCTGAAAAGAGCCCATCATGACTAATTAATTGGCTTAATTTAGGTGTGTACCAACTTCAGACAAATGTGTAATAATAAGGAAACATTTCTAGACAGCCTCATAAAGAACATGTGACAACATGAGGGGAAGAATGTCCAAAGTGTGTAAAACTGCTTTACAAAGATCTCTGAAGGTTATTGCCAAGAAATGCTTTTCTAGCTGTTTACCAAGCAACCAAGCAACTAGAAAAAATTAATAAGAATTCAAAATTTTTTGACCTCCAGCAGTATCTCTACTTCTGGTTCACATTTTTAATATTTCACAGCATATAAATTATATCAAGACCAGAAATGTCTCCTCTATTTTCAGTTGTGTTTTAGATGCTCTGGGGCTGACAAAGCACTAAAAGAATGCAATCTTTTGACTTGTTTGATGCCTAAAGTCATCAGTTATTCTGTATTTAATTGTCTGTAGCTTTGATGATGAAACTATTGCTTATATATAAAATAGACCTGAAGACAGTTTACTATTTTTTCAGAATGAATGTAATTTACAGAATATGCAGACAATAAATCATTTTATTATCATGGCAAGCTATTACTGGTTTGAATCAGTGCTACAGCTACCTGGAACAAGAGAGGTTCCTGTAAGTGCTGTCTGTGCTGTAGTAATAGGGGAAGATAATATTTTAAACTGATTTATGCGATTTTATTTTAGAAAGACAACTAAATAAACCTACGGTCCTCTTTTCTGTAGCTTTCTATTGTTGTAGATGACCATGGAACTGAAAATTTGCAGCTGTTTGAGTCACAGCATTGATGTAGAAAGTAGAAAAAGTTATCAGACCTACTTACAAGCTCAATTTGGAATTTCAAGTGTATTTATAAATCATACATAGGCACACATAGACAGCGATAAAACTGATTTGCAAGTTTCACTTACAAGTTTACTGTTCTTATTTAGAAAGAAACTTCTAACATGATAAAATCTTAGATTTATGGAGACTGGTTCTCATAAATATGTAGCCCTCCgatttgcaattttttttataTTGGCAACTGCATGTCAAAAGAAAACCAGCTTTCACAGATCAGGTGCTAATATTGCTATTTCTATCTAGCCTTGACAGAATCTATTTTAGCCTAAGCCAATGAGTGCTTCACAAAAGTTATATTTTCACCAAATACATAATTTTGAAGTTGTCTTTTGAAAATTAGTTTTCCACCCCCAATTCCTATCATACTATGAACATCTGAAAGCAAAAACATCTTTGTAAGTACTTGAAGGATACTAAGAGACATGCTATAATCCTTTTTTAGAAATTTTCCTCAGTGTAGTTTGAGCAATGTTAGTATTTCTGTGAGATgcaatctttaaaaaataagtgaaaaaaaataatgaaaaccaaAGCTGCGTATGGTCTTTATACACAGAATTCTTTTAAAATGTATATAATTCACTCAATTTAAAGTATCAAAAATTAGACTAATCAAATTTTGACTACACAattccaaaaatatttttttcctaaatttttcttataattattttttttatttccagcttACCAAAAAGGCATCTGATGGAAGAAATTGTCTTCCATGTCCATGTATTACCTTCCTGATATGCTGAATTTTGTGTACATTGTAGCAAAGCCTAGCACTGACAAGGGAGGCGCTAACTTAGAGGATAATACTTTTGTCTTTTGTCTTTGACTTTCTATAGGGGATTTGAAGACAAATTAATGCAGTGAGAGTAGTTAATTGAGGAAGAGGTGATATTGTTCACCTCAAGCCCAGGGGCAAATGGTCAGGGTAAGGTTAAATGATGAAATTGAAGAGAAATTGTAACATTTCACTAAATGACACAAGTTTTCATCTTGTCAATGATTTGATATATCCCACCAATCCTAAAGCCCATCTGCAAAATGTCTTAAGAGTGGAATCAAAACATTTCAATTAGGAGAATGAACACGTCAGCTCCAAAGGGAGTGTTGGGAGAACTgctaggaggaaaaaaatacccaGGAGATTTAGAAGAGCACCACTGGCAGGGAAAATGCAACCACTGGGGAAGGAATAAAAACTGTGATGGGTTATTGGGGTATATATTAAAGGAACATCTCACCATATTTCTTCAGAATTTCATTTCTAACACATGGTAGGAATACCTGTGGTCTCACAGGATAGAACTAATTAGTTTTTGTTTTATCAAATGGGGTTAGCTTTTTAAAGCTTCCCTCTGGAGCCCTTAAAGAAAGGTTCAGAATCACCTTTAAGTGCGTCTTCACCGGCGCTTTTAGGCCTAAATCCATAGAGAGGAATTTCATGCCTGTGTGCATCTGTGCATTCATCATCCATTCAAGAACAGTCAGAATTGTGTATGACACCATGAGAATTACAAAAGTTGATAAAACAATTTAAGATTACAGCCAATAAAGCACATTAAAAACTAATAAAACCCTAACTGCTCCTCTGATATTTTAAATGGATTTGAGGGGCTATGAGTGTTTGTTCCACCTGAaagtctgagaaaaaaaaattctgtttaaaactATGGAAATGGATAGCTTTGATCCAAAGTATAGTTATGATTTCACGTATAGGCATATTGAGTTCTCCCCAAAGATGGAAAGAGTTATATGCATACAGGAATAATTAATTTGCATGCAAGATATTTGGGGCTGGGAGATGGAAGAGGCTGCCAACTGCCTTTAGTGATGCTACTGTTGCTTTCCCCTAcctcttttatttttcctaattttttctctccctcctcccactgacCACGGGCTTTCCCACACTTTAATAATCTCACTGTTGCCTTGCAACGTCGGTGTATGAATATACCTTTCCTTTTGAGAAGAGCAATTAGAGCAGAATTTAAGTTTAGAGCACAGCAATTAAAGAACTACTGGCCTTATTGATGGAGAGGAGTATTACAGAGGACCTGGCACCATCAGGTTTATAGGAGCAGATTTGTAGGAGCAGTAA comes from Melospiza melodia melodia isolate bMelMel2 chromosome 3, bMelMel2.pri, whole genome shotgun sequence and encodes:
- the VIP gene encoding VIP peptides isoform X1, which gives rise to MEHRGASPLLLALALLSALCWRARALPPRGAAFPPVPRLGNRMPFDGASEPDHARGSLKSESDILQNTLPENEKFYFDLSRIIDRNARHADGIFTSVYSHLLAKLAVKRYLHSLIRKRVSSQDSPVKRHSDAVFTDNYSRFRKQMAVKKYLNSVLTGKRSQEELNPAKLRDEAELLEPSFSENYDSVDELLSHLPLDL
- the VIP gene encoding VIP peptides isoform X2, which encodes MEHRGASPLLLALALLSALCWRARALPPRGAAFPPVPRLGNRMPFDGASEPDHARGSLKSESDILQNTLPENEKFYFDLSRIIDSSQDSPVKRHSDAVFTDNYSRFRKQMAVKKYLNSVLTGKRSQEELNPAKLRDEAELLEPSFSENYDSVDELLSHLPLDL